From Medicago truncatula cultivar Jemalong A17 chromosome 7, MtrunA17r5.0-ANR, whole genome shotgun sequence, a single genomic window includes:
- the LOC25499036 gene encoding U3 small nucleolar RNA-associated protein 14: MTEKKRKQMNDTNLRSKKSKTNPRSPSSLNKQIQTNVHFDEATTDVVYEYEEQDAEEESMKNKRYDPVSVKDRIPSHFKDENVQSDNEFENDDDCYIGTKRDANAEGRHVRMIEGITGMPTETFQGNAENKKLMMSDAFDPSCEVVVCGDGLITIEDLLNPNFVDHNKLKIRVQSIEKNGRTMHTPLPEADQAKVERKVAYVISKKYVTKYQPFIQTNRDATTISFYEKVDIGFSTIGAIASEFRPRSKFEREVAALVLEAHRDDGSRLNKVSKEDRKERQNRAKLRSLLFCNEKKAKRIKKIKSGTFHRHLKKDRLKSESSRIEMDSKVAKKYDMKKYFKRAEERMTLRHTHHNRWAKNVKQHGLNHKYEETRAAMDENCRKHKDLTRKMHSMKGSSSSNDSEDDDENSAGSDLDSKILGKLMKVLGEKDEITESRLSSLGFMRRGLKKSREAVVEECEDLLKNLEDFGSSEDRKAASTSGRRVFGKAKAHVRLNIKHTEGNDADTDSEGKMVGGIPTSTSKPSYELPSQEELIRQTFAGDDVEAEFQKDKQKILDEENPEPEKPILLGWGQWTDTQQKKGLPYGQLKQNKDALRKRDETLKKRNDAQLKNVIISEKSSKKTEKLYTKVLPYPHTSKEAFEQNMRMPMGPECNPTTATGLLNQPEVVKRPGVIIKPIRV; the protein is encoded by the exons ATGACAGAAAAGAAACGAAAACAGATGAACGACACCAACCTCCGAAGTAAAAAGTCGAAAACCAATCCTCGTTCGCCTTCATCTTTGAACAAACAGATTCAAACCAATGTCCATTTCGATGAAGCCACCACTGATGTTGTTTATGAATACGAGGAACAAGATGCAGAGGAAGAGTCTATGAAGAATAAGCGCTACGACCCTGTTTCCGTAAAGGATCGCATTCCTTCTCATTTCAAG GATGAGAATGTACAATCTGATAATGAGTTCGAGAATGACGATGATTGTTACATTGGAACAAAGAGGGATGCAAATGCTGAGGGAAGACATGTGAGGATGATAGAAGGAATTACTGGTATGCCTACTGAGACTTTTCAAGGTAATGCAGAGAATAAGAAGTTGATGATGAGTGATGCTTTTGATCCTAGTTGCGAGGTTGTTGTGTGTGGTGATGGACTCATTACCATAGAGGATCTTCTTAATCCAAATTTTGTTGATCACAATAAACTAAAGATTAGGGTTCAATCAATTGAGAAGAATGGTAGAACTATGCATACACCACTTCCAGAGGCTGATCAAGCCAAGGTAGAAAGGAAGGTAGCATATGTTATATCAAAAAAGTATGTCACAAAGTATCAGCCTTTTATTCAGACAAACAGAGATGCAACGACTATATCCTTTTATGAAAAAGTAGATATAGGGTTTTCAACTATAGGAGCTATAGCTTCTGAATTTAGACCAAGATCTAAATTTGAGAGAGAAGTAGCTGCACTAGTACTGGAAGCTCATAGAGATGATGGTTCTAGACTTAACAAG GTTTCTAAAGAAGATCGGAAAGAAAGGCAAAATCGGGCCAAACTGAGGAGCCTTCTTTTTTGTAATGAAAAGAAGGCAAAAcgtattaaaaagataaagtcAGGGACGTTTCATCGTCACCTTAAGAAAGATAGGTTGAAGTCAGAGTCTTCTCGGATTGAAATGGACTCTAAAGTTGCTAAGAAATAtgatatgaaaaaatattttaagagaGCAGAG GAACGCATGACTCTGAGACACACACACCATAATCGGTGGGCAAAGAATGTTAAACAACACGGTTTAAATCACAAATATGAAGAAACTCGTGCTGCGATGGATGAAAATTGTCGAAAACATAAAGATTTGACTAGAAAAATGCACTCTATGAAGGGTAGCAGCAGCAGCAATGATTCCGAAGATGATGATGAGAACTCTGCTGGTTCTGACCTGGATAGCAAGATTTTGGGAAAGCTAATGAAAGTGTTAGGGGAGAAGGATGAAATCACCGAGTCAAGATTGTCATCTTTAGGTTTTATG AGACGTGGATTGAAGAAAAGTAGAGAGGCAGTTGTGGAAGAATGTGAAGACTTATTGAAGAACCTGGAGGATTTTGGTAGCTCAGAAGATCGAAAAGCTGCATCTACCAGTGGCAGAAGAGTATTTGGAAAGGCTAAAGCCCATGTTAGGCTAAATATAAAG CACACTGAGGGTAACGACGCCGACACAGACAGTGAAGGAAAGATGGTGGGTGGAATTCCGACTTCTACATCTAAACCATCTTATGAACTTCCATCTCAAGAGGAGCTCATTCGACAAACTTTTGCGGGGGATGATGTGGAAGCTGAATTTCAAAAGGATAAGCAGAAGATCCTCGATGAAGAAAATCCTGAGCCAGAAAAGCCTATATTACTTGGATGGGGTCAATGGACAGATACACAACAAAAGAAAGGTTTACCATATGGGCAgctcaaacaaaataaagatgCCCTTAGAAAAAGGGATGAAACTCTTAAGAAGAGAAATGATGCtcaactaaaaaatgtgatcaTCTCCGAGAAATCAAGTAAAAAG ACTGAGAAACTCTATACAAAAGTGCTGCCTTACCCTCATACTTCCAAAGAGGCCTTTGAACAGAACATGCGCATGCCCATGGGACCTGAATGTAACCCTACAACTGCAACTGGACTTCTTAATCAGCCTGAA GTGGTGAAGAGACCAGGTGTTATTATAAAACCAATAAGAGTTTGA